A DNA window from Arachis hypogaea cultivar Tifrunner chromosome 18, arahy.Tifrunner.gnm2.J5K5, whole genome shotgun sequence contains the following coding sequences:
- the LOC112770224 gene encoding uncharacterized protein translates to MLNFDDQATGERRLMQLNELEEFRNQAYDSAKIYKENTKRWHDQKIVRREFTEGQKVLLYNSRLKFFLGKLKSRWSGPFTILKVFPYGHVDLIEDKTQRTFTVNGHRLKHYLEDSLEEQRVSYNLN, encoded by the coding sequence ATGTTGAATTTTGATGACCAAGCTACTGGAGAAAGAAGgctaatgcaactcaatgagctggaagAATTCAGAAATCAAGCTTATGATAGTGCAAAGATttacaaggaaaacacaaagaggtggcatgatcaaaagatagtAAGGAGAGAGTTCACAGAAGGTCAGAAAGTGCTGCTATACAACTCAAGGCTCAAGTTCTTCCTAGGGAagcttaagtctcgatggtctgGACCTTTCACCATCctcaaggtgtttccctatggACATGTAGATCTCATAGAGGACAAAACACAAAGAACTTTCACTGTAAATGGTCATAGACTCAAGCATTACTTAGAAGACTCTTTGGAGGAGCAAAGAGTGAGCTACAACCTTAACTAA